In the Saccharococcus thermophilus genome, GGGCTTTCCGCTTTTAACGACCAAGAAGTTACATATCCGTTCGATTATTTACGAATTGTTATGGTTTTTAAAAGGCGACACGAACGTCCGTTATTTGCAGGAAAACGGCGTGACGATCTGGGATGAGTGGGCCGACGAAAACGGCGATTTAGGCCCGATATATGGTGCGCAGTGGCGTTCTTGGAAAGGGGCCGACGGCAAAACGGTGGACCAAATCAGCTGGGTTATCGAAGAAATTAAACGAAATCCGAATTCCCGCCGCTTATTAGTAAGCGCCTGGAACGTGGCTGAGCTGGACGAAATGAAGCTTCCGCCTTGCCATTATGCGTTTCAATTTTACGTCGCCGACGGTAAGCTTTCCTGCATGTGGCAGCAACGTTCCGTTGATACGTTTTTAGGCTTGCCGTTTAATATTGCCAGCTATGCGTTGTTGACGCATATGATTGCCCAGCAGTGCGATTTGGATGTCGGCGAATTGATTTTTAGCGGCGGCGATGTACATTTGTATAAAAATCATATAGAACAGGCGAAACTGCAACTGACGAGAGAACCGCGCCCGCTTCCGAAGTTGGTGATCAAGCGGAAACCGGCGTCCATTTTTGAATATGAATTTGACGATTTTGAAATCGTTGGTTATGATCCGCATCCGCATATTAAAGCGCCGGTTGCGGTATAAAGGAGAGATACGATGATTTCGCATATTGTAGCCATGGATCAAAACCGCGTCATCGGCAAGGAAAACCGCCTGCCATGGCATTTGCCGGCCGATTTAGCTTACTTTAAAAAAGTGACGATGGGTCATGCTATTATTATGGGGCGTAAAACATTTGAATCGATCGGCCGGCCGCTTCCCGGCAGAGAAAATGTCATTGTCACGCGGAATCGGTCGTTTCAGGCGGAAGGGTGTACGGTGATCCATTCCATCGAAGAGGTTCGTCAGTTTGCCGCTAAGCATAACGATGAAGTGTTTGTCATCGGCGGCGCGGAGCTGTTTCGGGCGACGTTTCCGTTTGCCGAGCGCTTGTACGTGACGAAAATTGAAGCGAGTTTTTCAGGTGACACGTTCTATCCGGCTTTTGATGAGTCAGAGTGGCAGCTCGTTTCCTATACGAAAGGAATAAAAGACGAAAAAAATCCATATGATTATACGTTTATCGTTTATGAACGCAAACATTAACGTGTTTCGCTGTTTGGCGGAACACGTTTTTCTTTTAGGATCGAATAGAAACAGAGCGAAAAAGGAACGATAATAGTAAACAGGGAATGGAAATGGAGGAATACGATGAAACATATCGTTCCATATGTGGTGAAATTCGTTGGCTGGAGCATCGTGATGCTTTCCATTTTTGCGATTTTTAACGCCCCGCCGCTGCTGGTTTGGTTCATGGCGGCAGGAACCGCGCTCGCTTCTTATATCGTTGGCGATTTACTGATTTTGCCCCGCTTTGGCAATTTTGTCGCCGTTATTGCCGATCTTCTGCTCTCGTTTTTGCTGATTTGGCTGACAAGCTATGCGCTCATTGAACCAACGATGAACATGGCATATGCTTCCTTTTTCTGTACACTGGCCATCGGCGCCATTGAAGCGTTTTTCCATTTGTTTATGGAAAACCATATTCTTGAAGAAGCGAGAAAGGAAGAGGCGTACCGCTGGTATGACGAAGGAAGATGGGCGACGGAGTTTGCCGAGGAATATGAACAGGAGAAAGACGACCGCACGTAAGAGGGTCGTCTTTCTTTTTAGACGCAAAAAGCAATACATCGCATGGCGGCCAAACACAAATGTTTTTATAAACTTTTGAAAATTCCCTTTTCTTTTTCAAAATTTGTGCTATAATTTACAAATTAAAAAAACAACATTGAAAGAAAGGGAACGAAAGCATGGAACAGCAACTGAAACGAAAGCAAGGGACCGTTTACGTAGAAGACATTTTAATCGCCTACCATACCTTAAAAGACGTTGTCTATCATACTCCGCTGCAAAAAAATCCGCTGTTGTCGGAACGGTATGAATGCAACGTCTATTTAAAGCGCGAAGATTTGCAGGTGGTCCGTTCGTTTAAAATTCGCGGCGCTTACAATCGAATGAAGCATTTAAGCGAGGAAGAACGGAGAAAAGGGATCATTTGCGCGAGCGCGGGCAACCATGCGCAAGGGGTCGCGTATTCATGCCGAGCGCTCGGCGTGCATGGCAAAATATACATGCCGGCGACAACGCCGAGACAAAAAGTATCGCAAGTGCAACTGTTTGGAAAAGATATGGTAGAAATTGTGTTAGTAGGCGATACGTTTGATGACTCCTTTAACGAGGCCATGAAGTGCGCAAAAGAAGAAGGCCGTACGTTCATCCATCCGTTTGATGATGAGTATGTCATCGCCGGTCAGGGGACCATCGGCGTCGAAGTGCTCAATGACTGCGAAGAGCCGGTCGATTTTGTTTTTGCGAGCATC is a window encoding:
- the thyA gene encoding thymidylate synthase; this translates as MRQYLQLLEDIFENGVEKDDRTGVGTLSVFGRQLRFNLQEGFPLLTTKKLHIRSIIYELLWFLKGDTNVRYLQENGVTIWDEWADENGDLGPIYGAQWRSWKGADGKTVDQISWVIEEIKRNPNSRRLLVSAWNVAELDEMKLPPCHYAFQFYVADGKLSCMWQQRSVDTFLGLPFNIASYALLTHMIAQQCDLDVGELIFSGGDVHLYKNHIEQAKLQLTREPRPLPKLVIKRKPASIFEYEFDDFEIVGYDPHPHIKAPVAV
- a CDS encoding dihydrofolate reductase, whose translation is MISHIVAMDQNRVIGKENRLPWHLPADLAYFKKVTMGHAIIMGRKTFESIGRPLPGRENVIVTRNRSFQAEGCTVIHSIEEVRQFAAKHNDEVFVIGGAELFRATFPFAERLYVTKIEASFSGDTFYPAFDESEWQLVSYTKGIKDEKNPYDYTFIVYERKH
- a CDS encoding YndM family protein, with amino-acid sequence MKHIVPYVVKFVGWSIVMLSIFAIFNAPPLLVWFMAAGTALASYIVGDLLILPRFGNFVAVIADLLLSFLLIWLTSYALIEPTMNMAYASFFCTLAIGAIEAFFHLFMENHILEEARKEEAYRWYDEGRWATEFAEEYEQEKDDRT